In the Mus pahari chromosome 19, PAHARI_EIJ_v1.1, whole genome shotgun sequence genome, one interval contains:
- the Dmwd gene encoding dystrophia myotonica WD repeat-containing protein → MAAGGAEGGPGPSAAMGDCAEIKSQFRTREGFYKLLPGDATRRAGPTSAQTPAPPQPTQPPPGPAAASGPGAAGPASSPPPAGPGPGPALPAVRLSLVRLGDPEGAGEPPSTPSGLGAGGDRVCFNLGRELYFYPGCCRRGSQRSIDLNKPIDKRIYKGTQPTCHDFNQFTAATETISLLVGFSAGQVQYLDLIKKDTSKLFNEERLIDKTKVTYLKWLPESESLFLASHASGHLYLYNVSHPCTSTPPQYSLLKQGEGFAVYAAKSKAPRNPLAKWAVGEGPLNEFAFSPDGRHLACVSQDGCLRVFHFDSMLLRGLMKSYFGGLLCVCWSPDGRYVVTGGEDDLVTVWSFTEGRVVARGHGHKSWVNAVAFDPYTTRAEEAVSASADGDPSGEEEGPEVTSSDPGAPVSPLPKTGSITYRFGSAGQDTQFCLWDLTEDVLSPHPSLARTRTLPGTPGATPPASGSSRAGETGAGPLPRSLSRSNSLPHPAGGGKAGGPSAAMEPGIPFSIGRFATLTLQERRDRGAEKEHKRYHSLGNISRGGSGGNSSNDKLSGPAPRSRLDPAKVLGTALCPRIHEVPLLEPLVCKKIAQERLTVLLFLEDCIITACQEGLICTWARPGKAFTEEETEAQAGQASWPRSPSKSVVEGISSQPGSSPSGTVV, encoded by the exons ATGGCGGCGGGCGGCGCGGAGGGCGGCCCGGGCCCCAGCGCCGCCATGGGCGACTGCGCGGAGATCAAGTCGCAGTTTCGCACCCGCGAGGGCTTCTACAAGCTGCTCCCCGGCGACGCGACGCGCAGGGCGGGCCCGACCTCCGCTCAGACCCCGGCGCCGCCTCAGCCCACTCAGCCCCCGCCCGGGCCCGCCGCAGCCTCCGGGCCTGGCGCCGCGGGTCCCGCGTCGTCCCCGCCGCCCGCCGGCCCTGGGCCGGGGCCCGCGCTGCCCGCCGTCCGCCTCAGCCTGGTGCGCCTGGGCGACCCGGAGGGCGCTGGGGAGCCGCCCTCCACGCCCTCGGGCCTGGGCGCGGGAGGAGACCGCGTCTGCTTCAACCTGGGCCGGGAGCTTTACTTCTACCCCGGCTGCTGCCGCCGCGGGAGCCAGCGG TCCATTGATCTCAACAAGCCCATCGACAAGCGGATCTACAAGGGGACCCAGCCCACCTGCCACGACTTCAACCAGTTCACAGCCGCCACAGAGACCATCTCCCTGCTGGTGGGCTTCTCTGCCGGCCAGGTGCAGTATCTGGACCTCATCAAGAAAGACACCAGCAAGCTATTCAACGAAGAG CGGCTGATTGACAAGACCAAGGTGACATATTTGAAGTGGCTGCCTGAGTCAGAGAGTCTGTTCCTTGCTTCTCACGCCAGTGGCCACCTGTACCTCTACAACGTCAGCCACCCCTGCACCTCTACCCCACCCCAGTATAGTCTGCTAAAACAGGGTGAGGGCTTTGCTGTCTATGCAGCCAAAAGCAAGGCACCCCGTAATCCACTAGCCAAGTGGGCAGTGGGTGAGGGGCCCCTCAACGAGTTTGCATTCTCACCTGATGGCCGACACCTAGCCTGTGTCAGCCAGGATGGCTGCCTGCGTGTCTTCCACTTTGACAGCATGCTTCTGCGTGGGCTCATGAAGAGCTACTTTGGGggtctgctgtgtgtgtgctggagccCTGATGGCCGCTACGTGGTGACAGGAGGGGAAGATGACTTGGTCACTGTGTGGTCCTTTACGGAGGGTCGTGTGGTGGCTCGAGGCCATGGCCACAAGTCCTGGGTCAACGCTGTAGCCTTTGATCCCTACACCACTCGCGCAGAGGAGGCGGTGTCAGCCAGTGCTGATGGAGATCCcagtggagaagaggaggggcCTGAGGTCACCAGCTCAGACCCAGGAGCCCCGGTGTCCCCACTGCCCAAAACTGGCTCCATCACATACCGCTTTGGTTCAGCTGGTCAGGACACACAGTTCTGCCTGTGGGACCTCACAGAAGATGTGCTCTCCCCTCATCCATCTCTGGCCCGTACCCGCACCCTTCCAGGCACACCTGGTGCCACCCCACCAGCTTCTGGTAGTTCTCGGGCCGGAGAGACGGGTGCAGGCCCCCTGCCCCGCTCCCTGTCTCGTTCCAACAGTCTCCCACACCCAGCTGGTGGTGGCAAGGCTGGTGGGCCTAGTGCAGCGATGGAGCCAGGCATACCATTCAGCATTGGCCGCTTTGCCACACTGACCCTGCAGGAGCGGCGGGACCGGGGAGCCGAGAAGGAACACAAGCGCTACCACAGCCTGGGGAACATCAGCCGCGGTGGCAGTGGGGGCAATAGCAGCAATGACAAGCTCAGCGGCCCTGCCCCCCGCAGCCGCTTGGACCCGGCTAAGGTGCTGGGCACTGCACTGTGCCCTCGGATCCATGAGGTGCCGCTGCTGGAGCCTCTCGTGTGCAAGAAGATTGCTCAGGAGCGCCTGACCGTGCTGCTGTTCCTGGAGGATTGTATCATCACGGCCTGCCAAGAGGGCCTCATCTGCACCTGGGCCCGGCCCGGCAAGGCG ttCACAGAGGAGGAGACCGAGGCCCAGGCAGGGCAAGCAAGTTGGCCCAGGTCACCCAGCAAGTCAGTTGTAGAG GGCATCTCCTCCCAACCAGGCAGCTCCCCCAGTGGCACTGTGGTGTGA